The DNA sequence TGGTGGTTACAACTTTGATGGAtcatttctattttttgtttttaacttaATAGCAGGAAAACCAAATGTCTTATTTTGAGGTATATTATTGTTATGTTTACTGTCTTGTTTGACAAACTCAAGTTGTATATTTAATATTGttgtcaaatatattttttagagaaaaggacaaatcgaTCCTTGATTTTTTGGTTCGCGGATATTTAAGTCCTTGaggatttaaaaatacatttaagtccctGACTTCTTCAAAATCTGGACATATCGATTCCTGAATCTAAtttgttcaattttaaaaaactctCTCACGTGTGCATCCGTATCAACCAGGTCAGTATAACGGAAGTCATGTTTGATTTTCCGTTGAGTTTGACAGACCCAAATGAACATGAGCGATCAATATGTCAGGTTTTGAAAAGGTCATGAACTTAaatgcattttcaaattttcgaagACTTAAATGTATGCGGATCAAAAAGTCAATGACTTATCTAtccttttttctatttcttataGAAAGCTATGATCCTAAATTTTCAACCAACATACCCAGAAGGGTAAAGGGACTAGCATTCGTTTCCAACTTTCCATCAAGACTAAATGATATAAGGTTAAATTTATCAAGTCGGATGTCGACCCAGTATATACTTACTATGCCTTGACTAAGAAGTAAACAGTGGGGTTCCCCGTTCCCCCACCCCAAAATATGATTCAAACTTGGACAAATTGAAGAATAAACAAGAATGTTATGCATTAACCAAATGGATTCTATATTTGCCTAGGCATAGGTGGGTGTGGTAGATTAGCCTCTCTGGAACTTACTTTCAAGACAACTGAAGGAGATGGCCTCATTCCCACTCTCGTCTAAGGGGAATCAGTTAGGATTTAGCAGTATGCTGCATTTGATATCCCAAGTCCACAttagaaattattatttaaaggaTATTTCATATTTGACAATTAGTAGGATGAGGAGAGGTGAAACTTTTTTAtatggataaaaagaaattaaattatcttttgatttatttatttctgtaaaaaaaaactgaatttccattttaaagatttttttgtgTAAATACTAAATACGTGTGTCCGTATATGAGATTGATATATGTATAAAGAAATGAAGTCTGAATGaaagaaaattaatattttatgttccataatagttaatattttatgttccATAATCAAGTTTTGTTTGTAGTGATTAAAATGCTCATAATATAGCGATTATGTTGTGAATGGTTTTTATTGGGAGGCGAGGATTCCAAAAGCAACATCAGGCGAACGCAATCGGTCAAAGGAAGAGCAAACAACATCTCTCGGAGCCTGAGCCTGAGCCTGAGCCTGAGCCCAGCCATGAGCCTCTTTGGTCTCGGCAGGTGAGTCATGCCTCTTCCCACTACTTCCGATTCATATTTCTCACCTTTCCTTCCTCCGTTCCCCCTTCTCATCTTTTCAAATCTATGGATTATTATTCATCTATGATCTGATCTGTTCTAGTTATCATCTCCTTTTCAAACTTTTATCATTGATCTTCTCTCTGTCTCTCAGATCCTCTTGTcttccattctctctctctctctctctgtctctctctctctctctctcatctgaCAACCCAATTTCGCAACGCAATCCAATTCAACCTGCAATTTCTATTCTTCCTCTTTAAATGTTACTGCTTTCTAAGGATTTCTTTGTCGTTTTCGGATTAAGCTGGAATTGTTAAGTTGTAAGTTGTAAGCAtgaatagttagttagttagttataacTTACAGATGCCAATCAATATTTCTATTAATTCAATCTAGGTTTATTCTCCTCGATGTTTTACTCATATATTATTCGATCTGACAAATTGCAACAGAAACCAGAGAACATTCCGCCCCAAGAAAAGTGCACCTTCTGGGAGTAAGGTTGGTTCCTTATGTTGAAGCAGTAATATctcatctttttctttaaaaCTGTTTCGGAACTGGATGATGCTGACTCTTATCAAAATTGAAATGCATATTTCTTAGGTCGTTAGGACACAATTTATGAATTatgattcttctctttctttgtaTCACAGGGAGCACAACTTAGACAGCACATTGATGCTACACTAGGTAGTGGAAATCTGAGGGAAGCAGTAAAGCTACCACCTGGGGAGGATTTAAATGAGTGGCTTGCTGTTAACAGTAACTATCGTTCTCTCTCTGTTGCACTGTTCGGCGCAGTATATTTATTTTGCAGTTTCCTATTGCCTATCATTGGTTCCTTGTTTTCCTGATTTACCTCACATACTATTCTGAAATACGTCACATTGCAGCTGTTGATTTCTTCAACCAGGTCAATCTTCTTTATGGCACCCTCACAGAGTTTTGCACACCTGAGAATTGTCGAACAATGTCTGCTGGTCCCAAGTATGTTATAGCTAACTGACTCCTCATTCAACTAACATGGTTGTGTAAAATGCAAAATTAAGTTTAGAATATTGGATTTGTTATGAGCTTAGATCACGTCTTAAAATTGAGAATATGAGTATCACTTTCTTACCACTATTGAGGTTTCCATTCCTTGCTGTATGCTTCTAATCCTAATAATTAAGTTTCTGGGTGTAAAATCAGccaatagtaattttttttttcctatatTTCTCATACCTTTTCATTATGTATTGTTATTCTTATTCATGCCAACTGCGGTTTAAGAATCTACCCAATATTTAATAAATTGAAATCAACATGACTAGTTAATTAAACATAGACATGATTTTAGGAACTGAGCTGGAGATATATGATCCTATATCCCTGTGCTCCTCATTGCAGCTGAACAGGCTAATTAGGCACGTTTTGTCTTCCATTGCTCAAGATTTTAGTGCTCATCGGCTTTTTTTCCCTACTTTAGAGCAATATAATttttcaatatattctgtcatggAGAGGAGTTTACCATCTGTGAATTTTGGGCTTAGATTTGATCTTTATTGGGTTATATCAATTTTTTGCATTTACAAGTACTTTTCGTATAATTAATCAGCATCATTCCATTAATGCTAATGGAAATTCTTGCAACTTGTATTCATTCTGTAATCATATGTTTAGTTCTCATGTTGCGCTGTTACATGAAAACTCCAGGTATGAGTATAGATGGGCAGATGGTGTACAAATCAAGAAACCTATTGAAGTTTCTGCTCCAAAATATGTAGAATATCTAATGGACTGGATTGAAGGACAGCTTGATGACGAGTCCATATTCCCCCAGAAGCTTggtaaatatttattttctttccaacAGATTCTTAGGTTCTCataatcaatatttatttattttcatttcatgTGTTGTA is a window from the Arachis hypogaea cultivar Tifrunner chromosome 1, arahy.Tifrunner.gnm2.J5K5, whole genome shotgun sequence genome containing:
- the LOC112797996 gene encoding MOB kinase activator-like 1B — encoded protein: MSLFGLGRNQRTFRPKKSAPSGSKGAQLRQHIDATLGSGNLREAVKLPPGEDLNEWLAVNTVDFFNQVNLLYGTLTEFCTPENCRTMSAGPKYEYRWADGVQIKKPIEVSAPKYVEYLMDWIEGQLDDESIFPQKLGAPFPPNFKDVVKTIFKRLFRVYAHIYHSHFQKIVSLKEEAHLNTCFKHFILFTCEFGLIDKKELAPLQELIESIVVPY